A portion of the Acanthopagrus latus isolate v.2019 chromosome 21, fAcaLat1.1, whole genome shotgun sequence genome contains these proteins:
- the chmp5a gene encoding charged multivesicular body protein 5, producing MNRIFGRGKPKAPPPNLSDCIGNVDARSESIEKKISRLDAELMKYKDQMKKMRDGPSKNMVKQKAMRVLKQKRMYEGQREQLAQQSFNMEQANYTIQTLKDTKTTVEAMKIGAKEMKRAYKDVKLDQIDDLQDQLEDMMEDANEVQEALSRSYGTPDIDEDDLEAELDALGDELLLDDDSSYLDEASAAPSIPEGIPSDSKTNKDGVLVDEFGLPQIPAT from the exons atgaacagaataTTCGGACGCGGAAAGCCGAAAGCGCCTCCTCCGAATCTGTCGGACTGTATCGGGAAT GTCGATGCCAGGTCGGAGTCCATAGAAAAGAAGATTAGCAGACTAGACGCTGAACTTATGAAGTACAAGGATCAGATGAAAAAGATGAGAGACGGGCCCTCGAAG AACATGGTGAAACAGAAGGCGATGAGAGTCCTGAAGCAGAAGAGAAT gTATGAAGGTCAAAGAGAGCAGCTGGCTCAGCAGTCTTTTAACATGGAGCAGGCGAACTACACGATccagacattaaaggacaccaaaacaaca gtGGAGGCCATGAAGATTGGTgcaaaggaaatgaaaagggcTTACAAGGACGTCAAACTGGATCAGATTGAT GACTTACAGGATCAGCTGGAAGATATGATGGAAGATGCCAACGAGGTGCAGGAGGCCCTGAGCCGCAGCTACGGCACTCCAGACATAGATGAGGATGATCTCGAAGCAG AGCTGGATGCACTGGGCGATGAGTTGCTGCTGGATGATGACAGCTCCTACCTGGACGAGGCCTCAGCCGCCCCGTCTATCCCTGAGGGAATCCCCAGTGACAGCAAGACAAACAAG gatGGTGTTTTGGTGGATGAGTTCGGCCTGCCACAGATTCCCGCCACATAA
- the oprk1 gene encoding kappa-type opioid receptor, producing the protein MESGVVHIYKEDKCPSGQPEECISNFTWQPGLSDVFNYTPNGTWDAEPEPMSPIIPIIVAVYSVVFVVGLAGNCLVMYVIIRYTKMKTATNIYIFNLAVADALVTTTMPFQSTDYLLSSWPFGKVACKVFISIDYYNMFTSIFTLTMMSVDRYVAVCHPIKALDFRTPVKAKIINVIIWVLSSAAGVPAMILGSTKSNNGTTECALQFPEPYIYWDTLMKICVFIFAFVAPVIIITVCYTLMVLRLKSVRLLSGSREKDRNLRRITRLVLVVVAVFVVCWTPIHIFILVKALSGNVPETTAVMAAYFFCVALGYTNSSLNPILYAFLDENFKRCFRDFCCPGAQGHGDLHGVSRVRSTLRDHSCPAEGRVDTRQARNV; encoded by the exons atggagagcgGCGTGGTGCACATCTACAAGGAGGACAAGTGTCCCTCGGGACAGCCGGAGGAGTGCATCTCTAACTTCACATGGCAGCCCGGCTTGTCGGACGTCTTCAACTACACGCCCAACGGCACCTGGGACGCGGAGCCCGAGCCCATGTCGCCCATCATCCCCATCATAGTCGCCGTGTACTCCGTGGTGTTTGTGGTGGGCTTGGCGGGCAACTGTTTGGTGATGTATGTCATCATCAG ATACACCAAGATGAAAACAGCCACCAACATCTACATCTTCAACCTGGCCGTGGCTGACGCTCTCGTCACCACCACTATGCCCTTTCAGAGCACCGACTACCTGCTCAGCTCCTGGCCGTTCGGCAAGGTGGCGTGCAAAGTCTTCATCTCCATCGATTACTACAACATGTTCACCAGCATCTTCACGCTGACCATGATGAGTGTCGACCGTTACGTGGCCGTGTGCCATCCCATCAAGGCCTTGGACTTTCGCACGCCCGTCAAGGCCAAGATCATCAATGTGATCATCTGGGTGCTGTCGTCTGCCGCCGGCGTCCCCGCCATGATACTTGGCAGCACCAAGTCCAATAATG GGACCACAGAGTGTGCCCTACAGTTCCCTGAACCCTACATCTACTGGGACACCCTGATGAAGATCTGCGTCTTCATCTTCGCCTTCGTGGCGcccgtcatcatcatcaccgtctGCTACACTTTGATGGTCCTGCGGCTGAAGAGCGTGCGCCTGCTGTCCGGCTCACGCGAGAAGGACCGCAACCTCCGCCGGATCACTCGGCTCGTGCTGGTGGTGGTCGCGGTCTTCGTGGTGTGCTGGACGCCCATCCACATCTTCATCTTGGTCAAGGCGCTTTCGGGCAACGTGCCCGAGACCACCGCCGTCATGGCCGCCTACTTCTTCTGCGTGGCGCTGGGCTACACCAACAGCAGCCTCAACCCCATCCTCTACGCCTTCCTCGACGAGAACTTCAAGAGGTGCTTCAGGGACTTTTGCTGCCCCGGGGCTCAAGGACATGGAGACTTGCACGGGGTGAGCCGGGTGAGGAGCACCCTGCGGGACCACTCGTGTCCCGCAGAAGGCCGGGTAGACACGAGGCAGGCCAGGAATGTATGA